Proteins from a single region of Gemmatimonadales bacterium:
- a CDS encoding isochorismatase family cysteine hydrolase yields the protein MPDRSAILVIDMANDFVFPTGVIADAGGAEYQQRAQAIIPHLSRLLASAREAGVLVVYTTDAHQPGDSELRKWPPHAMKGTRQAEIVPGLEPQPADLVLEKQTYSPFLSTDLEALLRSRGITRLYVTGLHTDCCARHTSGDAFQKGFDLVWVTDALQAFTEEAHQAGLEYFKAWYATDPARQFRTTEQLVEEWGKVAAPAVT from the coding sequence ATGCCGGATCGCAGCGCAATTCTCGTCATCGACATGGCCAACGATTTCGTGTTCCCCACCGGGGTCATTGCGGACGCCGGCGGGGCGGAATATCAGCAGCGCGCACAAGCCATCATCCCCCACCTCTCCCGGCTGCTCGCATCGGCGCGCGAGGCAGGCGTCCTGGTCGTCTACACCACCGACGCCCATCAGCCGGGCGACAGCGAACTGAGGAAGTGGCCCCCGCACGCCATGAAGGGCACTCGGCAGGCAGAGATCGTCCCAGGGCTCGAGCCCCAGCCCGCCGACCTGGTGCTGGAGAAGCAGACCTACAGCCCCTTCCTCAGCACTGACCTGGAGGCACTGCTCCGCAGCCGTGGCATCACCCGGCTCTACGTCACCGGGCTCCACACCGACTGCTGCGCGCGGCACACCAGCGGCGACGCGTTCCAGAAGGGCTTCGATCTGGTGTGGGTGACGGACGCCCTGCAGGCGTTCACCGAGGAGGCGCATCAGGCCGGTCTCGAGTACTTCAAGGCGTGGTACGCCACTGATCCGGCGCGGCAGTTCCGCACCACGGAGCAACTGGTCGAGGAGTGGGGCAAGGTGGCGGCGCCGGCCGTTACATAA
- a CDS encoding DUF1254 domain-containing protein: MRGRFARHLLAALPALLWVASAQAQQYKMTTPIAPGVMVPDKVETSIGTLHLNYGYPDDATTQKVYDNLDASRALQAYLLGIPIVNQVGMRATLREFGPVNQTDVIWEDLVDSKTVELTANDNTIYSFIWLDTHKGPLVVEVPPMVLGLIDDFWYKWVADVGITGPDGGKGGKYLILPPGYTGAVPDGYFVVRPSTYGNWMPFRSFLVDGSTKPGVEAVKKYLKIYQLSDAANPPAMKLVNASGIPSNFVPPSDSTFWSLLNEAIQEEPSEGSDPTTLGLFASIGIEKGKPFNPDARMSKILADAARIGSVTARAVAFRMRDPDGFIYPGRPWRKPFFGGYKFELAPGVSNLDGAIFFYYFATGVTPAMAEKMVGKGSQYPWSAQDANGQPLEGANTYKLHLPPNIPVKDFWSVIVYDNQTRSMVQTDQRFPSVSSQKQGVVVNKDGSVDVYFGPKAPAGMENNWVQTIPGKGWFMILRLYGPLNPWFNQTWQPGNIELVK, translated from the coding sequence ATGCGAGGACGATTCGCGAGGCACCTGCTGGCGGCGCTGCCGGCACTCCTGTGGGTGGCCAGCGCGCAGGCGCAGCAATACAAGATGACCACTCCCATCGCGCCCGGCGTGATGGTGCCGGACAAGGTGGAGACCTCGATCGGGACGCTGCACCTGAACTACGGCTATCCCGACGACGCCACGACGCAGAAGGTCTACGACAACCTCGACGCGTCGCGGGCGCTTCAGGCGTACCTGCTCGGCATCCCGATCGTCAACCAGGTGGGGATGCGGGCCACGCTCCGGGAGTTCGGCCCCGTCAACCAGACCGACGTGATCTGGGAAGACCTCGTCGACTCCAAGACGGTCGAACTGACTGCGAACGACAACACCATCTACAGCTTCATCTGGCTGGATACCCACAAGGGGCCGCTGGTGGTGGAGGTCCCGCCGATGGTGCTTGGCCTGATCGATGATTTCTGGTACAAGTGGGTGGCCGACGTGGGCATCACCGGGCCCGATGGGGGCAAGGGCGGGAAGTACTTGATCCTGCCGCCAGGCTACACCGGCGCGGTGCCCGACGGCTACTTCGTGGTCCGTCCGAGTACCTACGGCAACTGGATGCCCTTCCGTTCGTTCCTGGTGGACGGGTCCACCAAGCCGGGCGTCGAGGCGGTGAAGAAGTACCTCAAGATCTACCAGTTGTCCGACGCCGCCAATCCGCCGGCCATGAAGCTGGTCAACGCCTCCGGCATCCCGTCGAACTTCGTCCCGCCGAGCGACTCGACCTTCTGGTCCCTCTTGAACGAGGCGATCCAGGAAGAGCCGAGCGAGGGCAGCGACCCCACCACGCTGGGCCTCTTCGCGTCGATCGGCATCGAGAAGGGGAAGCCGTTCAACCCCGACGCGCGCATGAGCAAGATTCTGGCCGATGCGGCGCGGATCGGCAGCGTGACCGCGCGAGCCGTCGCCTTCCGGATGCGGGATCCCGACGGGTTCATCTACCCCGGCCGGCCGTGGCGGAAGCCCTTCTTCGGCGGGTATAAGTTCGAGCTCGCGCCGGGTGTGTCGAATCTCGACGGGGCGATCTTCTTCTACTACTTCGCCACAGGGGTGACCCCGGCCATGGCGGAGAAGATGGTCGGCAAGGGGTCGCAGTACCCCTGGTCCGCCCAGGACGCGAACGGCCAGCCGCTCGAAGGCGCCAACACCTACAAGCTGCACCTGCCGCCGAACATCCCGGTCAAGGACTTCTGGTCGGTCATCGTCTATGACAACCAGACCCGGTCCATGGTGCAGACCGACCAGCGGTTCCCCAGCGTCAGCAGCCAGAAACAGGGCGTGGTCGTCAACAAGGACGGCTCGGTCGACGTCTACTTCGGGCCCAAGGCCCCCGCTGGCATGGAGAACAACTGGGTGCAGACCATCCCGGGCAAGGGGTGGTTCATGATCCTCCGGCTCTACGGGCCGCTGAATCCCTGGTTCAACCAGACCTGGCAGCCCGGCAACATCGAGCTGGTCAAGTAG
- a CDS encoding NAD(P)-dependent alcohol dehydrogenase, with translation MKAIVQDRYGSPDVLAYGEVEKPEAGAGDVLVRVHAAGVDRGVWHLMAGLPYLVRIMGYGFRRPAKRVPGMDVAGTVEAVGSGVTRFRPGDRVFGEISGAYAEYASAPATSLEAMPSNLGFEQAAALAISGRTALRAVREMGEVTAGQRVLVIGASGGVGSYAVQIAKAYGAEVTGVCSTSKVDLVRSIGADHVIDYTREDFTDGNHEYDVILDMGGNRPLRRLRRALTERGTLVIVGGEAGGRWLGGIGRGVWASLLSGFVSQNLRMQVPGEQTDDLPVLKELVETGKVTPTIDRTFPLEEAADAIRYLVSGKARGKIVLTLGGAAAPTRRPPAPSTSSGRTT, from the coding sequence ATGAAGGCAATCGTGCAGGACAGGTACGGCTCGCCTGACGTCCTGGCTTACGGCGAAGTGGAGAAGCCGGAGGCGGGCGCGGGGGACGTGCTCGTGCGCGTGCACGCGGCGGGTGTGGATCGTGGCGTCTGGCACCTCATGGCGGGACTGCCGTACCTGGTACGAATCATGGGGTATGGCTTCCGCAGACCGGCCAAACGTGTACCGGGAATGGATGTCGCAGGCACCGTAGAGGCCGTGGGCTCCGGGGTGACTCGCTTTCGGCCGGGGGACCGCGTCTTCGGGGAAATCTCCGGGGCTTACGCCGAGTACGCGAGTGCACCAGCGACCAGCCTGGAAGCGATGCCGTCGAACCTCGGCTTCGAGCAGGCCGCCGCGCTCGCCATCTCAGGGCGCACCGCCCTCCGGGCTGTCCGGGAAATGGGCGAAGTGACCGCCGGGCAGCGGGTCCTGGTCATCGGGGCGTCGGGAGGGGTGGGCAGCTACGCGGTGCAGATCGCGAAGGCGTACGGGGCGGAGGTCACCGGCGTGTGCAGCACCTCCAAGGTGGACCTGGTCCGCTCGATCGGGGCCGACCACGTGATCGACTACACCCGTGAAGACTTCACGGATGGCAACCACGAGTACGACGTCATCCTGGACATGGGCGGGAATCGCCCGCTCCGCCGTCTGCGGCGCGCCCTGACCGAGCGAGGGACGCTGGTGATCGTCGGCGGGGAGGCGGGGGGACGCTGGCTGGGCGGGATCGGCCGAGGAGTCTGGGCGTCGCTGCTGTCGGGATTCGTCAGCCAGAACCTCCGGATGCAGGTTCCGGGGGAGCAAACCGACGACCTCCCAGTGCTCAAGGAACTGGTCGAGACCGGGAAGGTGACCCCCACCATTGACCGGACGTTTCCGCTGGAGGAGGCGGCCGACGCCATCCGGTACCTGGTGTCGGGCAAGGCTCGGGGAAAGATCGTGCTGACGCTGGGTGGGGCGGCGGCGCCAACGCGCCGACCGCCCGCACCAAGCACTTCGTCAGGGAGGACTACTTGA
- a CDS encoding thermonuclease family protein: protein MPGHMRFIALLLAAALVATAACAQQPSTAASPKPVWVNLGSGVYHCPGTEHYGTTKRGEYLPESVAIDSGYRANGGRACNPALESSASLAVGPPPSPLPDSGPPLPGTGLTACIVTKVRDGDTIECKGRGPVRLIGIDTPERDQSPFGAMATDGLLALVSLRDTIQVSGDKEARDQYGRLLGYLWRGGVSVNFLMVRQGWAVSLEYYPNTSYADWFRAAEALAEQEQRGLWEINGFKCRPSKHRAGLC from the coding sequence ATGCCAGGCCACATGCGATTCATCGCGCTCCTGCTCGCTGCGGCGCTTGTCGCCACCGCCGCCTGCGCCCAGCAGCCGTCCACGGCGGCGTCCCCCAAACCGGTCTGGGTCAACCTCGGCTCCGGGGTGTACCACTGCCCTGGCACCGAGCACTACGGCACCACGAAGCGAGGGGAGTATCTCCCGGAGTCCGTGGCCATCGACAGCGGCTACCGTGCCAACGGCGGCCGCGCCTGCAACCCCGCCCTGGAGAGCTCGGCCTCGCTCGCCGTCGGTCCACCGCCAAGCCCGCTTCCCGATTCCGGCCCGCCGTTGCCTGGGACCGGCTTGACCGCCTGCATCGTCACCAAGGTTCGCGACGGCGACACCATCGAGTGCAAGGGCAGGGGGCCCGTCCGGCTGATCGGCATCGACACCCCGGAACGGGACCAGTCTCCCTTCGGGGCCATGGCCACCGATGGACTCCTCGCGCTTGTTTCGCTGCGCGACACCATCCAGGTCAGCGGCGACAAGGAGGCGCGGGACCAATACGGCCGCCTCCTGGGGTACCTCTGGCGTGGGGGTGTCTCCGTGAACTTCCTCATGGTCCGCCAGGGATGGGCCGTGTCGCTGGAGTACTATCCCAACACGAGCTACGCCGACTGGTTCCGCGCGGCCGAGGCGCTGGCGGAGCAGGAGCAGCGTGGACTCTGGGAAATCAACGGGTTCAAGTGCCGGCCGAGCAAGCATCGCGCGGGACTCTGCTGA